A region from the Paenarthrobacter aurescens genome encodes:
- a CDS encoding NAD(P)H-quinone dehydrogenase, producing MTTQVDFSAPRIAILGGGPGGYEAAMVAASLGAHVTIVERAGLGGSAVLTDVVPSKTLIATADLMTRVGEADELGVKFDGDGTASKPRADLKHINDRVLTLAHGQSDDIRAGLERLGVEIVIGSGKLLDNNTIEVLTIDGTRTIDADAILLAVGAHPRELPTAKPDGERILNWAQIYNLDELPEELIVVGSGVTGAEFASAYNGLGSKVTLISSRDQVLPGEDTDAAKLLEGVFERRGVNVLSKSRANAVERTDDGVKVTLGDGSIVTGTHCLVCVGSIPNTAGIGLEEAGVTLTESGHIKVDGVSRTTAPNIYAAGDCTGVFALASVAAMQGRIAIAHFMGDGVKPLKLNQVASNIFTSPEIASVGVSEADLASGKYQGDVVMLSLLSNARAKMRNTKDGFVKIIARKGSGTVIGGVVVGPNASELIFPISVAVTQKLHVDDVASAFTVYPSLTGSISEAARRLHVHM from the coding sequence GTGACCACCCAAGTTGACTTCAGTGCCCCCCGTATCGCGATCCTGGGAGGTGGTCCCGGCGGATATGAAGCTGCCATGGTGGCCGCTTCGCTCGGCGCGCACGTCACCATCGTCGAGCGGGCAGGCCTCGGCGGCTCAGCCGTGCTGACCGACGTCGTGCCTTCCAAAACCCTCATTGCCACCGCAGACCTCATGACCCGCGTCGGTGAGGCCGACGAGCTGGGTGTGAAGTTCGACGGCGACGGCACCGCGTCCAAGCCCCGCGCAGACCTTAAGCACATCAACGATCGCGTCCTGACCCTGGCGCATGGCCAGTCTGATGACATCCGTGCCGGCCTTGAGCGACTGGGCGTGGAAATCGTCATCGGCTCCGGCAAGCTGCTGGACAACAACACCATCGAAGTCCTCACTATCGACGGCACCCGCACCATTGACGCCGACGCCATCCTCCTGGCCGTTGGCGCGCATCCCCGTGAACTTCCCACGGCAAAGCCGGACGGCGAACGCATCCTCAACTGGGCCCAGATCTACAACCTGGACGAACTTCCCGAGGAACTGATTGTTGTGGGCTCCGGCGTTACCGGTGCCGAGTTCGCATCCGCCTACAACGGCTTGGGCTCCAAGGTCACCTTGATTTCCAGCCGTGACCAGGTCCTCCCGGGCGAAGACACAGATGCTGCCAAACTGCTGGAGGGCGTCTTTGAGCGCCGCGGCGTCAACGTGCTTTCCAAGTCCCGCGCCAACGCGGTGGAAAGGACCGACGACGGCGTGAAGGTCACCTTGGGTGACGGATCGATCGTGACAGGTACCCACTGCCTGGTATGTGTCGGCTCCATCCCCAACACTGCCGGAATCGGCCTTGAAGAAGCCGGCGTGACCCTCACGGAGTCCGGACACATCAAGGTGGACGGCGTTTCCCGCACCACTGCTCCCAACATTTACGCTGCCGGCGACTGCACTGGTGTGTTTGCCCTGGCATCGGTTGCAGCCATGCAGGGGCGCATCGCCATTGCCCACTTCATGGGCGATGGCGTCAAGCCGCTCAAGCTCAACCAGGTGGCTTCGAACATCTTTACGTCCCCTGAGATTGCCTCCGTGGGTGTTTCCGAGGCCGACCTCGCCTCGGGCAAGTACCAGGGCGATGTTGTGATGTTGTCCCTGCTCAGCAATGCCCGCGCCAAGATGCGCAACACCAAGGATGGGTTCGTCAAGATCATCGCCCGCAAGGGATCCGGCACTGTGATTGGTGGTGTGGTGGTAGGGCCGAACGCCTCCGAGCTCATCTTCCCGATCTCCGTGGCCGTGACCCAGAAGCTCCACGTGGACGATGTTGCCAGCGCGTTCACGGTGTACCCGTCGCTGACCGGCTCCATCTCGGAGGCCGCGCGGCGCCTGCACGTGCACATGTAG
- a CDS encoding purine-nucleoside phosphorylase → MNTDPFEAAQAAADFIAAETGVESHDVALVLGSGWAEAADLIGETTATLNASEVPGFHKPAVVGHVGTIRSVLTKEGKRALVLGARTHYYEGRGVRSVVHGVRTAAAAGCKTLVLTNGCGGLNEDWTPGTPVLISDHINLTATSPLEGATFVDLTDLYSSRIRGLAREVDPSLQEGVYAQFTGPHYETPAEVQYAKRIGADLVGMSTALEAIAGRHAGMEVFGISLVTNLAAGISPVPLSHAEVLEAGHAAGKRISKLLAEIIAKL, encoded by the coding sequence ATGAACACTGACCCCTTCGAAGCCGCACAGGCCGCCGCAGACTTCATTGCCGCGGAGACCGGCGTCGAGTCCCACGATGTAGCCCTGGTGCTCGGATCCGGCTGGGCTGAGGCCGCCGATCTCATCGGTGAAACCACGGCCACGCTGAACGCCTCTGAGGTGCCCGGCTTCCACAAGCCCGCGGTGGTGGGCCACGTTGGCACCATCCGCTCCGTCCTGACCAAGGAAGGCAAGCGCGCCCTGGTTCTTGGCGCCCGGACGCACTACTACGAAGGCCGCGGCGTGCGTTCTGTAGTCCACGGCGTCCGCACCGCCGCAGCTGCCGGTTGCAAAACGCTGGTACTCACCAACGGTTGTGGCGGGCTCAATGAAGACTGGACCCCGGGAACCCCGGTACTTATCAGCGACCACATCAACCTCACCGCCACCTCACCCCTAGAGGGCGCGACGTTCGTTGACCTCACCGATCTCTACTCCTCCCGCATCCGCGGCCTCGCCCGTGAAGTTGATCCTTCCCTCCAGGAAGGCGTGTACGCACAGTTCACAGGCCCGCATTACGAGACCCCGGCAGAGGTTCAGTATGCCAAGCGGATCGGGGCGGATCTGGTGGGCATGTCCACTGCACTTGAGGCAATTGCCGGCCGCCATGCCGGAATGGAGGTTTTCGGCATTTCCCTGGTCACCAACCTTGCAGCGGGCATCAGCCCCGTTCCGCTGAGCCACGCCGAGGTTCTCGAAGCCGGGCATGCAGCGGGCAAGCGGATCTCCAAGCTTCTGGCAGAAATCATCGCCAAGCTCTAG